The following proteins are co-located in the Pyrococcus abyssi GE5 genome:
- a CDS encoding ABC transporter ATP-binding protein produces MVRIRLENIVKKFGNFIALDNINLEIKDGEFMALLGPSGSGKSTLLYTVAGIYKPTSGRIYFDERDVTELPPKDRNIGLVFQNWALYPHMTVYKNIAFPLELRKAPKDEIDEKVRKVAKMLHIEKLLDRYPWQLSGGQQQRVAIARALVKEPEVLLLDEPLSNLDALLRLEVRAELKRLQKELGITTIYVTHDQAEALAMADRIAVIREGKILQVGTPDEVYYKPMYKFVGGFLGNPPMNFVEARVEDGKLLISENNYIPVPKQYRQIIERLNVKDVIIGFRPHDAEVIKGISEGIVGEVYSFEPLGREQIVTVSVNDSIVKVFAPEGEHFNFGEKVTIKLKEGSVVLFDKKSEKALEFLNE; encoded by the coding sequence ATGGTTAGGATAAGGCTCGAGAATATAGTTAAGAAATTTGGAAATTTCATAGCTTTGGACAACATTAACCTCGAGATAAAAGACGGCGAGTTCATGGCCCTCCTAGGACCTTCGGGAAGCGGAAAATCAACTTTGCTGTACACGGTAGCTGGAATATACAAGCCAACGTCTGGAAGGATATACTTTGACGAGAGGGATGTTACCGAGTTACCTCCAAAAGACAGGAATATAGGCTTAGTTTTTCAAAACTGGGCACTTTATCCACATATGACGGTTTATAAGAACATTGCGTTCCCCTTAGAGCTGAGAAAGGCTCCCAAAGATGAGATAGATGAAAAAGTCAGAAAGGTCGCCAAGATGCTCCACATAGAAAAGCTCCTCGACAGGTATCCGTGGCAATTAAGTGGAGGACAACAGCAGAGGGTTGCAATTGCCAGGGCTTTAGTAAAGGAACCCGAAGTTCTCCTTCTTGACGAGCCGTTAAGTAATTTGGATGCCTTACTGAGATTGGAGGTTAGAGCAGAGCTGAAGAGGCTTCAGAAGGAGCTTGGGATAACTACCATATACGTCACCCACGACCAGGCAGAGGCCCTAGCAATGGCGGACAGGATAGCCGTGATAAGGGAGGGTAAGATACTCCAAGTTGGAACTCCGGATGAGGTTTATTACAAGCCGATGTACAAGTTCGTCGGTGGCTTCCTGGGGAATCCTCCAATGAACTTCGTGGAGGCCAGAGTTGAGGATGGAAAATTATTAATATCGGAGAATAATTACATCCCAGTTCCAAAGCAGTACAGGCAAATCATAGAGAGGCTTAACGTTAAAGATGTCATAATAGGCTTCAGACCGCACGATGCCGAAGTGATAAAGGGAATATCAGAGGGGATAGTTGGAGAGGTCTACTCTTTCGAGCCCCTTGGAAGGGAGCAAATCGTGACGGTTTCAGTAAACGATTCTATAGTTAAGGTCTTTGCACCTGAGGGAGAGCATTTCAACTTCGGCGAAAAGGTAACTATCAAATTGAAAGAAGGATCGGTAGTTCTTTTCGACAAAAAGAGCGAGAAGGCGCTTGAGTTTCTAAATGAGTAG
- a CDS encoding carbohydrate ABC transporter permease: MRDVETKQRRGELVLILAIFLATLPLIIGFGLLMLSSFSTNMITNFDFSQFHLTLENWINVFQGKLAITGGVRVNMARIILNTLIVALGVSGLVTLISVMSGYALSRMDFKGRKILIVSLMLLHAFPGVALIVGVYLLYRISFSQEPSLVRLYSFIYVIFARAALEVPMSVWLMKGFFDTVPWEFEWSGIIDGASRITVWRKIMLPLIKPGILAVALFSFLAGWQDIIYVRTFLIDQTLATFIEANIEAEYTHMPMIAAAGTLYLLPTIIFFLTAQQLLLRGYSGGIKG; encoded by the coding sequence ATGAGGGACGTTGAAACTAAGCAGAGGAGGGGAGAGTTAGTCTTGATACTTGCGATATTCCTAGCAACCCTCCCACTCATCATAGGATTTGGCCTCTTAATGTTATCAAGCTTTAGCACTAACATGATAACTAACTTCGACTTCTCCCAATTTCATTTAACACTTGAAAACTGGATAAACGTTTTCCAGGGGAAATTGGCAATTACGGGTGGAGTAAGGGTTAACATGGCCAGGATAATTTTGAACACGCTTATAGTTGCCCTGGGAGTCTCAGGATTGGTTACGCTTATCAGCGTGATGTCTGGTTACGCACTCTCAAGGATGGACTTCAAGGGAAGAAAGATTCTGATAGTCTCCCTAATGCTCCTCCACGCATTCCCTGGGGTAGCTCTGATAGTTGGAGTTTACCTACTCTATAGAATTTCATTCTCCCAGGAGCCGTCACTAGTTAGGCTGTACTCGTTTATCTACGTCATATTTGCGAGGGCTGCCTTGGAAGTTCCGATGTCTGTGTGGCTCATGAAAGGGTTCTTCGACACCGTGCCATGGGAATTCGAGTGGTCAGGTATAATAGATGGAGCCTCAAGGATAACCGTTTGGAGAAAAATTATGCTTCCACTAATAAAGCCAGGAATTTTGGCAGTTGCACTGTTTTCGTTTTTAGCTGGATGGCAAGATATAATCTACGTGAGAACTTTCCTTATCGATCAAACTCTTGCAACGTTCATAGAGGCAAACATAGAGGCGGAATATACGCATATGCCGATGATAGCGGCCGCTGGAACTCTGTATTTACTTCCAACTATAATCTTCTTCCTAACGGCCCAACAACTCCTCCTGAGAGGATATTCGGGAGGAATCAAGGGTTAG